The genome window GCAGCAATTTGGCGGAATACTTGCATCGCCATAGGTTCGTAGGCTTGGTACTCTAAAGATACAACTGGTTTGCCATCTGTTTGATTGCGCACCATCCCACTCATAACAACGATCGCCCCATTAGCAGCGTCATCAGCAAGCGCATAAGCTTCTGCAAGTGATAAAGGCGCAAAGGTAATGGCAAAGCTATCTTCAGCTTTTTTAGGAATGGGGGCAGCAAATGAAGTCAATTGATTCATAGTTGATCGCAGTTGAGCCTATTCACAGATTATGACTAACAAGCCGACTCCTCGACAATAAGCGATCGCCCCTAGCTTCCAATCTCATTTATCGTCACAATAATCAAAGTGTTTATTTGATTGATAAGAGCTGCTAGAAGACTTTTATGACCTCAAAAGAAAGTAATTCTCCAGAATCTTTTTGGTTGCGAGCATGGCACAGCCAAAAGGAAAACTTGATTTTAATTTTAATTGCCTTAGTTTTAGCATTCTTGATCAGAACGTTTGTAGCAGAACCGCGCTACATTCCTTCAGATTCAATGCTACCTACATTAGACATGGGCGATCGCTTAGTTGTCGAAAAAGTCTCTTACTGGTTGCATCCCCCCATGACGGGCGACATTATCGTTTTTGAACCACCTCCAAAACTACAAACAATGGGTTATGCCAAAGATCAAGCGTTTATTAAACGTGTGATTGGTAAACCTGGCGATATCGTAGCTGTAGCTGATGGCAAGGTCTATATCAACAATCAACCCTTAACCGAAGATTACATTGCAGAGGCTCCTACCTATCAATGGGGACCCCAGCAAGTGGCGGAAAATGAGTTTTTTGTCATGGGAGACAACCGTAATGATAGTAACGATTCTCATGTTTGGGGCTT of Gloeocapsopsis sp. IPPAS B-1203 contains these proteins:
- the lepB gene encoding signal peptidase I; the encoded protein is MTSKESNSPESFWLRAWHSQKENLILILIALVLAFLIRTFVAEPRYIPSDSMLPTLDMGDRLVVEKVSYWLHPPMTGDIIVFEPPPKLQTMGYAKDQAFIKRVIGKPGDIVAVADGKVYINNQPLTEDYIAEAPTYQWGPQQVAENEFFVMGDNRNDSNDSHVWGFLPQENIIGHACFRFWPLKRSGFV